From the genome of Vicia villosa cultivar HV-30 ecotype Madison, WI linkage group LG2, Vvil1.0, whole genome shotgun sequence, one region includes:
- the LOC131649293 gene encoding uncharacterized protein LOC131649293, with amino-acid sequence MKKKKHREIEVDNLVNEESEDEPEVVVPPDQVHMPPAHMRNLNFDGDDEPSTDIFYDPYTQTDQRLKEGDKFRSKEACIMVIKIFHMANNVDFKVDCANVERYKIKCRNTDCGFRLHASYRKRSDSWVIGYISQDHTCVNTNVSQDHRKLSYDIICQEILPLVDKDPSLKVKTIISHIVATYNYTPSYRKAWLAKTKAIEIVYGNWEDSYKRLPRFLYALQIYALGTVTIFETLLAQSPKGTCLQGNVIFHRLFWAFRPCVQGFAYCKPILQIDGTWLYGKYKGTLLMVVAKDGNSNIFLVAFALVEGETAGGWGFFLRNLRTHVAPQPGLCLISDRHASIESAYNNPANGWKNPTSTHVYCIRHIAQNFMREIKDRALRKTLVNAGYALTQPTFQYYRHEIVAANPDAGRWVDNLAREKWTRSYDNGKRCGHMTTNFVESMN; translated from the coding sequence atgaagaagaagaagcaccggGAAATAGAAGTTGATAACTTGGTCAACGAGGAAAGTGAAGACGAACCGGAAGTTGTTGTACCACCAGATCAAGTGCATATGCCTCCAGCGCACATGAGGAACTTGAATTTTGATGGGGATGACGAACCATCGACTGATATTTTCTATGATCCATATACTCAAACAGATCAACGGTTAAAAGAAGGAGACAAATTTCGTTCAAAGGAGGCATGTATCATGGTCATAAAAATATTTCATATGGCAAACAATGTTGATTTTAAAGTTGATTGCGCCAACGTTGAGAGGTACAAAATTAAGTGTAGAAACACTGattgtggattcaggttgcatgcatcatacaggaagagaagtgattCATGGGTGATAGGATATATTTCCCAAGATCACACGTGTGTTAACACAAATGTTTCACAAGATCACCGTAAGCTAAGTTATGACATTATATGTCAAGAAATCTTGCCTCTAGTTGACAAAGATCCATCGTTAAAGGTGAAAACGATAATCTCTCATATCGTTGCAACTTACAATTACACTCCGTCTTATAGAAAGGCGTGGCTGGCGAAGACCAAAGCGATCGAAATTGTGTATGGAAATTGGGAGGATTCGTACAAACGACTCCCACGTTTCTTATATGCGCTTCAAATTTATGCTCTTGGAACCGTTACTATTTTCGAGACCCTTCTGGCGCAATCTCCAAAAGGAACGTGCCTTCAAGGAAATGTGATATTCCACAGGCTTTTCTGGGCTTTCCGCCCATGTGTTCAAGGATTTGCATATtgcaaaccaattcttcaaatagaTGGAACTTGGTTGTACGGAAAATATAAAGGCACCTTGTTGATGGTTGTGGCAAAAGACGGAAATAGTAACATTTTTCTTGTTGCGTTCGCTCTTGTGGAAGGAGAAACTGCTGgaggttggggtttctttctcaGAAATCTTCGGACACACGTTGCCCCCCAACCTGGACTTTGTTTGATTTCAGACAGACATGCTTCCATTGAGAGTGCgtacaacaatccagcaaacgggtGGAAAAACCCAACTTCAACGCATGTTTACTGTATTCGACACATTGCACAAAATTTCATGCGAGAGATAAAGGACAGGGCTCTTCGAAAGACTCTTGTCAATGCCGGATATGCATTGACTCAACCGACGTTCCAATATTATCGACATGAAATTGTAgcggcaaatccagatgcaggcagaTGGGTAGACAATCTTGCTAGAGAGAAATGGACCAGATCATACGACAACGGGAAGCGATGTGGGCACATGACTACGAATTTTGTGGAGTCTATGAACTGA